In Trifolium pratense cultivar HEN17-A07 linkage group LG7, ARS_RC_1.1, whole genome shotgun sequence, a genomic segment contains:
- the LOC123895933 gene encoding uncharacterized protein LOC123895933 has translation MSGNRSGPESLRSNEIEEEDDMSDIDPNADMWVQMLHQQQLMHRQYQAQQAQADRHHREMMQALLQQRGQPQPEVAQPPPAQRGNPAYREFCRMNPPTFEGQYVPAEASEWLFRMAEMLEDVDGTQAEKVSFATRLFRGAARNWWHGTKEYMMTNAIEMNWENFSRLFMGHYVPESYSFQMGRELGELKQGSSTVAEYTQRFNELIRYSSDVNGVLSEKGKMNKYRYGLRGDIAHAVSLQNIANFADLIQKAYSAEATIDFANKEKQAAYQQRKESGKFKQHLKAKGSPSKGKQTHSPQSPRTCPKCGNYHGGECMKGKGICYFCKQPGHMKSDCPKWKSVGGAEGTTISKGRVYTMEGEKAKSDNSLIAGMCLIGQSNVFVLFDCGATNSFISVNCVKRLNLESSPLIPPMSVSVATGGRVISKRVCQSCPITVTGKTYFVDLICLPISDLDVILGMDWLSANSVYIGCAEKSIYMPTENTAEGVALSTLLQNTHQMNLS, from the exons ATGTCTGGGAATCGGAGTGGACCTGAGAGTCTAAGGAGCAATGAGATAGAAGAGGAGGACGATATGTCAGACATCGATCCTAACGCAGATATGTGGGTTCAGATGTTGCACCAACAACAACTGATGCATCGACAATATCAGGCGCAACAGGCGCAGGCTGATAGACATCATAGGGAAATGATGCAGGCCCTTCTGCAGCAGAGAGGACAGCCACAACCAGAAGTAGCTCAACCACCCCCGGCTCAGCGGGGAAATCCTGCGTACCGGGAATTTTGTAGGATGAACCCTCCGACCTTCGAGGGTCAGTATGTACCAGCAGAAGCAAGTGAGTGGCTGTTTCGCATGGCAGAGATGTTGGAGGATGTGGATGGTACTCAAGCCGAAAAAGTTTCCTTTGCTACCCGCTTATTTCGGGGGGCAGCTCGTAATTGGTGGCATGGTACCAAGGAGTACATGATGACAAATGCTATAGAGATGAACTGGGAGAATTTTAGTAGGTTGTTCATGGGTCATTATGTGCCGGAGAGTTACTCATTTCAAATGGGGCGTGAGCTGGGAGAACTTAAGCAAGGCAGTTCCACCGTGGCAGAGTATACTCAGAGGTTCAATGAGCTGATTCGCTATTCCTCCGATGTTAACGGCGTTCTTTCGGAGAAGGGGAAGATGAACAAGTACCGTTATGGGTTGAGGGGAGACATTGCCCATGCGGTGTCTTTACAAAATATTGCTAATTTTGCAGACTTAATTCAGAAGGCGTATTCAGCCGAAGCGACGATCGACTTTGCTAACAAAGAGAAGCAGGCTGCGTACCAACAGAGAAAAGAATCGGGAAAGTTTAAGCAACATTTGAAGGCTAAGGGTTCTCCTAGCAAGGGAAAGCAGACTCACTCACCACAATCCCCTAGAACTTGCCCTAAGTGTGGTAATTATCACGGTGGTGAATGCATGAAAGGGAAGGgaatatgttatttttgtaAGCAACCGGGGCACATGAAGAGTGACTGCCCTAAATGGAAAAGCGTGGGTGGTGCAGAAGGCACTACAATTAGCAAAGGAAGAGTCTACACCATGGAAGGAGAGAAAGCTAAAAGCGACAACAGTTTGATTGCGGGTATGTGCTTAATTGGTCAATCTAATGTGTTTGTATTGTTTGACTGCGGAGCTACCAACTCCTTTATTTCTGTTAACTGTGTGAAGCGTCTAAATTTAGAATCCTCCCCACTGATTCCTCCGATGTCAGTATCAGTTGCCACTGGCGGAAGAGTTATATCTAAGCGAGTATGTCAGAGTTGTCCCATCACTGTCACCGGAAAAACTTACTTCGTAGATCTCATATGCTTACCTATTAGTGATCTCGATGTCATTTTAGGCATGGATTGGCTTTCTGCCAATTCCGTGTATATTGGGTGCGCTGAGAAGAGCATTTATATGCCAACCGAGAACACCGCTGAAGGTGTAGCATTATCAACATTACTACAGAACACCCACCAGATG AACCTGTCCTGA